The Myxococcales bacterium DNA window CGTGCGGCCCCGACCTGGTCACGATCCCGGTGACCGCGACCTTGGCCCTGCCGCTCAACCGCGACACGACGATCGACGGCGGCCGCAGGATCGTCCTCGACGGCGGCGGCACGACCCAGCTGCTCCGCTTCGACAGCCCCAACTTCCGCGCGCTCGACACCGTCGTCCGGCTGCAGCACCTCGCGCTGGTCAACGGCAAGGCCACGCCGACCGAGGCGATCCCGTCGCCGCGCCCGGCGCCGTGCTCCCAGGGCTACAACGACGGCGAGGGCGGCGCGCTGTACATGCGCGACGGCAACCTCGACGTGATCGACTGCATCTTCCGCGGCAACCAGGCCGCGCCGCTCGGCCCCGACACCGGCGGCGGCGCGATCTACGTGGTCGGCAGCAAGACCGGCGTGGTGATCGCCGGCAGCACGTTCGAGCGCAACAGCGCGTCCAACGCGGCCGCGGTCGGCGGCCTGTTCGCCGAGCTCGCGATCTACGACAGCCTGTTCGCCGACAACACCGCCGAAGGCCACGACGCCAACAACAACGACCCGGCGCAGTGCAGCTTCATGAACAACGGCCAGAACGAGATCGGCTCGGGCGGCAACGGCGGCGCCATCTACAGCGACGGCCAGTCGGTCGACGTGACCCTGTGCGGCGATCGGATCGTCGACAACGCCGCCGGCGACCGCGCGTTCGGCGGCGGCCTGTTCTTCACGTCGAACGACTTCGGCGGCGACCTGCGGATCATCGACACCGTCATGACGGGCAACACCGGCGGCCACTGGACCCAGGTCGCCACCGGCGCCACCACCAACGCCGGCACCGCGGTCGGCACCAACACCCACAGCCTGACGATCGTCAACTCGACGCTGCAGGGCGTGCCGTAGCCCGGCACGGCGGGCTGTCCCGACGGGCCCGCGGGACCTCACGGCGTCCCGGCGCCCCGTGCGTCACCGCGTCAGCCTGGCGACCATGTCGGCCAGCGCGCCGAGCTTGGCCGGCGCCCCGCGCGTCACCGCGTCAGCCTGGCGACCATGTCGGCCAGCGCGCCGAGCTTGGCCGGCGCCCCGCGCGTCACCGCGTCAGCCTGGCGACCATGTCGGCCAGCGCGCCGAGCTTGGCCGGCGCCCCGCGCGTCACGTCTTCAGCTTGGCGAACATCGCCGCCAGCGTGCCGAGGCGCGGCGCCCGCGGCGGACGCTACTTCTTCAGCTTGGCGAACATGTCGGCCAGCGTGCCGAGCCTGGCTGGCGCCGGCGTGATCGAGGCCCGGGCCTCGGCCAGGTCGTTGGCCTCGGCGCGCGCGACCGCGGCCGCGATCGACAGCGACACCCGGTGCTTGTCGGCGTCGACGCCGAGGATGATCACCTCGATCTGCTGCCCGACCGAGACCACCTCCTTGGGGTGGTTGATCCGGCGGCCGGCGCCGAGCTCGCTGACGTGGACCAGGCCCTCGATCGTCGGCAGCACCTCGACGAACGCGCCGAACGGCTGCAGCCGCGTGACCGTGCCCTTGACGGTGCTGCCGACCACCAGCGACTGGACGACCTGGCCCCACGGATCGTCCATGAGCGCCTTGATCGACAGCGCGATGCGCGGGCGCTTGCCGTCGACCGCCTCCTCGATCGACTTGACCTGGACGTCGAGCTCCTGCTCGAGCTGGAGCACGTCCTCGGGCTTCTCGACCCGGCTGTGGCCGAGCTCGCTGACGTGGAGCATGCCCTCGATGCCGCCGAGGTCGACGAACGCGCCGAACGGCTTGAAGCCGGTGACCCGGCCGCGCAGGACCGCGCCCACGACCAGCCGGTCCTTGAGGTCGGCCGCCTTGCGCGCGTTCTCCTCCTCGAGCAGGGCCCGGCGCGACAGCACCAGGTTGCCGCGCTCGTACTGGGTGACGCGGAACTCCAGGCGCTGGCCGACGAAGACGCTCTGGTCGGCGACGAACCGGGCGTCGACCTGCGACGCCGGGCAGAACCCGCGCACGCCGGCGACCTCGACCTCGAGGCCGCCCTTGATCGCGCCGGTGACCTTGCCCTCGACCGGGATGCCCAGCTCGTGCGCCTGGACCAGCTCGGCCTTGGCCTCGGACCCGCGCCCGAGCCGGACCCGCAGCACCAGCGCGCCGTTGCGCTCGCCGGCGACGCGGGCCTCGATCTTGTCGCCGATCTTGACCCGGACGGTGCCGTCGTCGGCCACGACCTGGTCGCGGTCGAGCACGCCCTCGGACTTGCCGCCGAGGTCGACGAACACCGCGTCCTTGCCGATCGACGTGATCACGCCCGTGACCATGTCGCCGGGCTTGGGGCGCTTGACCACGGCCGAGGCCTTGGTCTGGCCTTGCTCGGTCTGGGCGAACAGCGCGGCGAAGTCGTCGTCGTCGGTCATGGCCGGCGCATCCTCCCCGCGCCGACCGATGGTGTCAACGGTGGAAGCCGCGCACCGGGGTTGACAGCGCCCGCCCGATTAAGTGACCTACGCTCATGGGACTGCCCGCGCTGGCCGCGGTGGTGGTGGCCGCGCTCGCGCTCGGCTATCGCTTCTATGGACGCTACGTCGCCGCGCAGTTCGCGCTCGACGACGCGACCGTCACGCCCGCCCACCGCAAGGCCGACGGCGTCGACTTCGTGCCGACCCGCCCGTTCTACCTGTTCGGCCAGCACTTCTCGGCCATCGCCGCGGCCGGGCCGATCGTCGGGCCGATCCTGGCGTGCCAGCAGTTCGGCTGGCTGCCGTGCCTGCTGTGGATCAGCTTCGGCGTGGTCTTCATCGGCGCGGTCCACGACGCCTCGGCCCTGGTCGCCTCGGTCCGCCACGACGCCAAGTCGATCGCCGAGGTGGTCAAGGTCCACCTGGGCCGGCGCGCGTGGCTGGCGATCCTGGCGTTCATCTGGCTGGCGCTGATCTACGTGATCGTCGCGTTCGTCGACATCACCGCCGGCACGTTCGTCACCGGCGACGCCGACACCGCCGGCCTGACCTTCCGCTTCAACCAGGGCGGCGCGGTGGCGCTGGCGAGCCTCCTGTACCTGGGCCTGGCGCTGGTCATGGGCACGATCGATCGGCTGTGGCACCCGCCGCTGTGGTTGCAGACGCTGATCTTCGTGCCGGCGACGCTGTTCGTCGTGTGGTTCGGCACCCAGCACTCGACGCTCTTGGTGCTCAGCTGGAAGACCTGGGTCGTGCTGCTGATGGCGTACTGCGCGGTCGCGTCGGTGACGCCGATGTGGCTCTTGATGCAGCCGCGCGGGTACCTGGGCGGGTTCGTGCTGTACGGCGCGCTCCTGGTCGGCGTGATCGGCATCTTCTTTGGCGGCTTCACCATCGAGCAGCCCAGCTACGTCCGCGGCTCGCTGTTCGGCGGCGCCGGCATGTTCCCGTTCCTGTTCGTCACGATCGCCTGCGGCGCGTGCTCGGGCTTCCACGGCCTGGTGTGCTCGGGCACGACCTCCAAGCAGATCGATCGCGAGAGCCACTGCCACCCGATCGGGTACGGCGCGATGCTGCTCGAGGCGTTCGTCGCGCTGATCGCGCTGGCCACGGTGATGATCGTCGCCGGCAAGCCGAGCGGCGGGCCCGGCGCGATCTACGCCCGCGGGCTGGGCCAGTTCATCGCGCTGATCATCGGCGACTCGCCCGAGCGCCTGACGATCGCGACCACGTTCGGCGCGATGGCGCTGTCGACCTTCATCTTCGACACGCTCGACTCGGCGACGCGCCTGGGCCGGTACGTCCTGCAGGAGCTGTTCGGCGCCGAGGGCCTGCCGGCGGCGGTGCTCGCGACCCTGGCCACGTGCCTGGTGCCGCTCGGGTTCCTGATGTTCGGCAGCTCGGGCCGGTTCCGGATGTTCTGGGCCTTGTTCGGGACCTCGAACCAGCTCCTGGCCTCGCTGTCGCTGCTGGCGATCTCGGTGTGGCTGTACCGCGGCGGCGGCAAGCACAAGGGCCGGATCCCGTGGTTCACGGCGGTGCCGATGGTGCTCGTGCTCGCGGTCACGGTCACGTCGCTGGTGCTGCAGGCCCGGGCCGTGGTCACGGCCGGCCTCGGC harbors:
- a CDS encoding S1 RNA-binding domain-containing protein; translated protein: MTDDDDFAALFAQTEQGQTKASAVVKRPKPGDMVTGVITSIGKDAVFVDLGGKSEGVLDRDQVVADDGTVRVKIGDKIEARVAGERNGALVLRVRLGRGSEAKAELVQAHELGIPVEGKVTGAIKGGLEVEVAGVRGFCPASQVDARFVADQSVFVGQRLEFRVTQYERGNLVLSRRALLEEENARKAADLKDRLVVGAVLRGRVTGFKPFGAFVDLGGIEGMLHVSELGHSRVEKPEDVLQLEQELDVQVKSIEEAVDGKRPRIALSIKALMDDPWGQVVQSLVVGSTVKGTVTRLQPFGAFVEVLPTIEGLVHVSELGAGRRINHPKEVVSVGQQIEVIILGVDADKHRVSLSIAAAVARAEANDLAEARASITPAPARLGTLADMFAKLKK
- a CDS encoding carbon starvation protein A, which translates into the protein MGLPALAAVVVAALALGYRFYGRYVAAQFALDDATVTPAHRKADGVDFVPTRPFYLFGQHFSAIAAAGPIVGPILACQQFGWLPCLLWISFGVVFIGAVHDASALVASVRHDAKSIAEVVKVHLGRRAWLAILAFIWLALIYVIVAFVDITAGTFVTGDADTAGLTFRFNQGGAVALASLLYLGLALVMGTIDRLWHPPLWLQTLIFVPATLFVVWFGTQHSTLLVLSWKTWVVLLMAYCAVASVTPMWLLMQPRGYLGGFVLYGALLVGVIGIFFGGFTIEQPSYVRGSLFGGAGMFPFLFVTIACGACSGFHGLVCSGTTSKQIDRESHCHPIGYGAMLLEAFVALIALATVMIVAGKPSGGPGAIYARGLGQFIALIIGDSPERLTIATTFGAMALSTFIFDTLDSATRLGRYVLQELFGAEGLPAAVLATLATCLVPLGFLMFGSSGRFRMFWALFGTSNQLLASLSLLAISVWLYRGGGKHKGRIPWFTAVPMVLVLAVTVTSLVLQARAVVTAGLGSTAWINGAVSVVLLGLAATLLGYGVAVVRGRAVEVG